Proteins co-encoded in one Brassica oleracea var. oleracea cultivar TO1000 chromosome C4, BOL, whole genome shotgun sequence genomic window:
- the LOC106338918 gene encoding uncharacterized protein LOC106338918, whose product MFCSGLSDATEANILMRFLLKPEVLPVRYLGFPLCSKRLSVKDCDPLISQIRRKYNASMNRHLSLAGRLTLISSAIPGIIGFLTSAFCIPGKVLKMINSLSTSFLWHGCLDNPRGANISWQDVCRPKVEGGLGLRNSASWNIDFGLKLIWLLHFRAGSLWVAWMRRKYLSMCSFLSSQLTVRNTSWMFQRLVDLRPIAQTLVYYEINNGGETYFWWDPWTPFRSFDSILGYFGSYGSWDLRERRQPSTWTSLVWHAASVPKQAITSWLFMLNRNPTMDRLLSWGLDVEEVWRKCMVRLGVSNAPTTWQSVIDWLSSFPWDRILKLVILQIWQACLYEIWKEQNTRFHLGSTAPPIKIFEVATRTARFKAIALKNSGKTVGNELFAFWSRF is encoded by the exons ATGTTTTGCTCTGGGTTGTCTGATGCTACAGAAGCTAATATTCTCATGAGATTTCTTCTCAAGCCTGAGGTTCTTCCTGTGAGGTATTTGGGGTTTCCTCTCTGTTCTAAAAGACTCTCAGTCAAAGATTGTGATCCATTAATTTCTCAGATCAGGCGGAAATACAATGCTTCGATGAATAGACATTTGAGTTTAGCGGGAAGGCTCACTCTCATTTCATCGGCCATCCCAGGAATTATAGGCTTTTTGACATCAGCTTTTTGTATTCCTGGAAAGGTTTTGAAGATGATAAATAGCTTATCTACTTCCTTTCTTTGGCATGGCTGTCTGGATAATCCTAGAGGTGCTAATATCTCCTGGCAGGATGTTTGTCGCCCTAAAGTAGAGGGTGGTTTAGGGCTGAGAAATTCAGCTTCTTGGAATATTGACTTTGGCCTCAAGCTTATTTGGTTGCTCCACTTCAGAGCTGGATCACTATGGGTTGCATGGATGAGGAGGAAGTACCTAAGCATGTGCTCATTTTTGTCGTCTCAGCTTACGGTTCGCAACACTTCTTGGATGTTTCAAAGGCTTGTTGACTTACGCCCAATAGCTCAAACTCTGGTTTACTATGAGATTAATAATGGCGGTGAAACTTATTTCTGGTGGGATCCGTGGACTCCTTTTCGGTCCTTTGATTCAATACTTGGGTATTTCGGGTCCTATGGATCTTGGGATCT AAGGGAGAGGAGACAACCCTCTACTTGGACGTCTTTGGTGTGGCATGCTGCATCGGTTCCTAAACAGGCCATTACTTCGTGGCTCTTCATGTTAAACCGTAATCCTACCATGGACAGACTCCTATCTTGGGGTCTTGATGTTGAAG AGGTTTGGAGAAAGTGCATGGTCCGCTTGGGTGTTTCTAATGCTCCAACTACTTGGCAAAGTGTTATTGACTGGTTGTCTTCCTTCCCCTGGGATAGGATTCTCAAACTGGTTATTCTACAGATATGGCAAGCATGTTTGTATGAAATTTGGAAGGAGCAAAATACCCGTTTCCATCTGGGAAGTACTGCCCCTCCTATAAAAATCTTTGAAGTTGCAACTCGTACAGCAAGGTTCAAGGCTATTGCCCTGAAGAATTCTGGGAAAACTGTAGGAAATGAGCTTTTCGCTTTTTGGTCGAGGTTTTAA